A single region of the Sphingobium sp. EP60837 genome encodes:
- a CDS encoding cystathionine gamma-synthase family protein, giving the protein MTGETEADLTGAEPARNRRRPKPAIMEIGGRKLKPATLMMGHGYDPTLSEGSLKPPIFLTSTFAFESAAAGKRHFEGVTGIRPGGAEGLVYSRFNGPNQEIAEDRLSVWEEAEDALLFSSGMSAIATTLLALVQPGDVIVHSAPLYAATEALIGRILGKFGVQWLDFPAGATEEEIGAVIEQAKALGRVALIYLESPANPTNVLVDVEAVVARRDQLFGGEAHVPPVAIDNTFLGPLWHHPLAHGADLVIYSLTKYAGGHSDLVAGGVLGPNGLINTIRLMRNTIGTILDPHSAWMLLRSLETLELRMTRAGENAAKVCAWLKDQPQVEKVVYLGFPETERQADIYQRHCTGAGSTFSLYLKGGEAEAFAFLDALKIAKLAVSLGGTETLASHPAAMTHLSVPAERKKALAIGDNMVRISIGCEDADDLIADFAQALKAVG; this is encoded by the coding sequence ATGACCGGCGAAACCGAGGCCGATCTCACTGGTGCGGAACCCGCCCGCAACCGCCGACGTCCCAAACCCGCGATCATGGAGATTGGCGGCCGCAAGCTGAAGCCCGCGACCCTGATGATGGGCCATGGCTATGATCCCACCCTGTCCGAAGGCTCGCTGAAGCCGCCGATCTTCCTCACCTCCACCTTCGCTTTCGAAAGCGCGGCTGCGGGCAAGCGCCATTTCGAGGGCGTGACCGGCATCAGGCCGGGCGGCGCCGAGGGGCTCGTCTATTCCCGCTTCAACGGTCCCAATCAGGAAATTGCCGAAGACCGGCTGTCTGTCTGGGAAGAGGCGGAGGACGCCTTGCTCTTTTCCAGCGGCATGTCCGCTATCGCGACGACATTGCTTGCCTTGGTGCAGCCCGGCGACGTCATAGTCCATTCAGCGCCGCTCTACGCCGCGACCGAAGCGCTGATCGGCCGCATCCTCGGCAAGTTCGGCGTACAGTGGCTCGATTTCCCCGCGGGCGCGACGGAAGAGGAGATTGGCGCGGTCATCGAACAGGCCAAGGCGCTGGGCCGCGTCGCCCTCATCTATCTGGAGAGCCCGGCCAATCCCACCAATGTGCTGGTCGATGTGGAAGCAGTGGTGGCGCGGCGCGATCAACTGTTCGGCGGTGAAGCGCATGTGCCGCCCGTCGCGATCGACAACACCTTCCTTGGCCCGCTGTGGCATCATCCGCTTGCCCATGGCGCGGACTTGGTGATCTACAGCCTCACCAAATATGCGGGGGGTCATAGCGATCTGGTGGCGGGCGGCGTACTCGGCCCCAATGGCCTCATCAACACGATCCGGCTGATGCGTAATACCATCGGGACGATCCTGGACCCGCACAGCGCGTGGATGCTGTTGCGCAGCCTGGAAACGCTGGAATTGCGCATGACCCGCGCGGGCGAGAATGCCGCCAAGGTCTGTGCTTGGCTGAAGGACCAGCCGCAGGTCGAAAAGGTCGTCTATCTAGGATTCCCCGAAACGGAGCGGCAGGCCGACATTTACCAGCGGCATTGCACCGGCGCGGGGTCCACTTTCTCGCTCTACCTCAAGGGCGGCGAGGCGGAAGCCTTCGCCTTTCTCGACGCGCTCAAAATCGCCAAGCTCGCGGTCAGCCTGGGCGGCACGGAAACGCTCGCCAGCCATCCAGCGGCGATGACGCATCTGTCCGTGCCCGCCGAACGCAAGAAGGCGCTGGCGATCGGCGACAATATGGTCCGGATCTCCATCGGCTGCGAGGATGCCGACGACCTGATCGCCGACTTCGCCCAGGCGCTGAAGGCGGTGGGATGA
- a CDS encoding 2-hydroxyacid dehydrogenase — protein MSLGHPVILIGQPLLKPLLPLLQPHYDALPLWEDEGEEQRGEARAIIWAGEFALPTALLDSMPQLGLIACFTVGYDGVDLQVARQRGIAVTHGGDANAEDVADHAIGLILAHRRWIVEGDRQLRAGLWTPESKTRTRSMGGARLGIVGMGHIGLAVARRAEVMRMRIHWWGPRDKPGLSWPRAESLEAMALESDILLVTARADEDNRGMIDAAVMDALGPEGLLINVARGQLVDEGALKNALRNGRLGGAALDVFQQEPTPAVGWADVPNCVLTPHIGGATDEAVGRMAQMLLANLEAYFAGKPLLSPVTEGPA, from the coding sequence ATGAGCTTGGGCCACCCCGTCATCCTGATCGGCCAGCCGCTGCTGAAACCGCTATTGCCCCTGTTACAGCCGCACTATGATGCGCTGCCTCTGTGGGAGGATGAAGGAGAGGAGCAGCGGGGCGAGGCGCGGGCCATCATCTGGGCTGGTGAATTTGCACTTCCTACCGCCCTGCTCGACTCCATGCCGCAGCTCGGCCTCATCGCCTGTTTCACGGTGGGCTATGACGGCGTCGATCTTCAGGTGGCACGCCAGCGCGGCATTGCCGTGACGCATGGGGGAGACGCCAATGCGGAAGATGTGGCTGACCATGCGATCGGCCTGATACTGGCCCACCGCCGTTGGATCGTCGAAGGCGATCGGCAGTTGCGCGCCGGACTTTGGACGCCGGAATCGAAGACGCGCACCCGCTCCATGGGCGGCGCACGACTGGGCATCGTCGGCATGGGGCATATCGGCTTGGCGGTCGCCCGCCGCGCCGAGGTTATGCGGATGCGCATCCATTGGTGGGGACCGCGCGACAAGCCCGGCCTTTCCTGGCCGCGCGCAGAAAGCCTGGAGGCGATGGCGCTGGAAAGCGACATTCTGCTCGTCACCGCGCGCGCCGATGAGGACAATCGCGGCATGATCGATGCCGCCGTCATGGATGCGCTCGGCCCGGAAGGTCTGCTCATCAATGTGGCGCGGGGACAGCTGGTGGACGAAGGCGCGTTGAAAAACGCCCTGCGCAACGGCCGCCTGGGCGGCGCTGCGCTTGATGTGTTCCAGCAGGAACCGACGCCCGCCGTTGGTTGGGCCGACGTGCCGAACTGCGTCCTGACGCCACATATTGGCGGGGCGACCGATGAAGCGGTGGGGCGCATGGCGCAGATGCTGCTCGCCAATCTTGAGGCTTATTTTGCGGGGAAACCGCTACTGTCGCCGGTTACCGAGGGTCCCGCTTGA
- a CDS encoding HAD family hydrolase translates to MTHRLAIYDMDRTVTFSGTYTGFLIHVARAMAPWRLVLFPCVILLMLAYVVKLISRQRLKELNQALMIGYNVERTKLMPHVESYAAKVLATNVRAGALAQIARDKADGYQLVLATASYRLYVEPIARRLGFDAVIATDHLSQDLRYVRAKIAGENCYDTGKLRMIKAWMAAEAIDRAQAQIRAYSDHVSDAPMLEFADLPFASNPHKPLAKLAAQRGWTRVDWS, encoded by the coding sequence ATGACGCACCGTCTCGCAATCTACGACATGGACCGCACGGTGACCTTTTCCGGCACCTATACGGGCTTTCTGATCCACGTTGCCAGGGCGATGGCGCCATGGCGGCTGGTGCTGTTTCCCTGCGTCATTCTGTTGATGCTGGCTTATGTAGTGAAGCTGATCAGTCGCCAGCGCCTGAAGGAGCTGAACCAGGCGCTCATGATCGGCTATAATGTCGAGCGGACCAAGCTGATGCCGCATGTCGAAAGCTATGCGGCCAAAGTGTTGGCGACCAATGTTCGCGCAGGGGCGCTCGCCCAGATTGCGCGGGACAAGGCGGACGGTTACCAGCTGGTGCTCGCCACGGCATCCTACCGTCTCTATGTCGAGCCGATTGCGCGGCGGCTGGGTTTCGACGCGGTGATCGCAACCGATCATCTGAGCCAGGACCTGCGTTATGTCCGCGCCAAGATTGCGGGCGAGAATTGCTATGACACGGGCAAGCTGCGGATGATCAAGGCGTGGATGGCCGCCGAGGCAATCGATCGCGCCCAGGCGCAGATCCGCGCTTATTCGGACCATGTGTCGGATGCGCCGATGCTGGAGTTTGCCGACCTGCCCTTTGCTTCCAACCCGCATAAGCCGCTGGCGAAGCTGGCGGCACAGCGCGGCTGGACGCGGGTGGACTGGTCCTGA
- a CDS encoding ABC transporter permease: protein MNKAADLVEETRDGGTVIRLLGHLSIACLRDLPSRLEAVAGPVAAIDLSDVDHMDTIGAWTVHRTAKRLNCDVTGGGDDVQRLIEAVGKLDEPVNIRPDYVPPMQRVVGQIGEAVVTAGSTLFGLVGFFGGTLLATWNVIRHPSRFRVNAVVQRFEVVGVSALGIIGLMSFLIGIVIAQQGSVQLRQFGMEMLTINLVGRLTFRELGVLMTAIMVAGRSGSAFAAQLGTMKLTEEIDAMRTIGVSPMEALVLPRTLAVVVMMPLLGFYSSVVAVIGGGFLCAVSLDIPPITFVQRLREVVPITDLWVGLLKAPVFGVIIALAGCFQGMQVKGNAEEVGLRTTSAVVQAIFLVIVIDAFFAVFFTWLGWN, encoded by the coding sequence ATGAACAAAGCCGCCGATCTTGTCGAAGAAACGCGCGATGGCGGTACTGTCATTCGGCTTCTAGGGCATCTCTCCATTGCATGCCTGCGTGATCTCCCCTCGCGGCTGGAGGCTGTTGCTGGACCTGTCGCGGCGATCGATCTGTCTGACGTCGATCATATGGACACGATCGGCGCCTGGACCGTGCACCGCACCGCCAAGCGGCTGAATTGCGACGTCACCGGCGGCGGCGACGATGTGCAGCGGCTGATAGAGGCGGTTGGAAAGCTGGACGAGCCGGTCAATATCCGACCCGATTATGTCCCACCCATGCAGCGCGTCGTCGGTCAGATCGGCGAAGCCGTCGTCACCGCGGGCTCCACCCTGTTCGGCCTCGTCGGCTTTTTCGGCGGTACGTTGCTGGCGACCTGGAACGTCATCCGCCATCCTAGTCGCTTCCGCGTTAACGCGGTGGTGCAGCGGTTCGAAGTGGTCGGCGTATCGGCGCTCGGCATCATCGGCCTGATGAGTTTCCTCATCGGCATCGTCATCGCCCAACAGGGATCGGTCCAGCTGCGCCAGTTCGGCATGGAGATGCTGACGATCAATCTCGTAGGCCGTCTCACCTTCCGTGAGCTGGGCGTGCTGATGACCGCCATCATGGTGGCGGGCCGTTCCGGCTCCGCCTTTGCGGCGCAGCTCGGTACGATGAAGCTGACCGAGGAGATCGATGCGATGCGCACGATCGGAGTGTCGCCTATGGAAGCGCTGGTGCTGCCGCGAACGCTCGCAGTCGTCGTCATGATGCCGCTGCTCGGTTTCTATTCCTCGGTCGTGGCAGTGATCGGCGGCGGTTTCCTCTGCGCCGTGTCCCTCGACATTCCGCCCATCACCTTCGTTCAACGGCTGCGTGAGGTGGTCCCCATCACCGATCTCTGGGTAGGCCTGCTCAAAGCGCCCGTCTTCGGCGTTATCATCGCGCTCGCGGGCTGTTTCCAGGGCATGCAGGTGAAGGGCAATGCCGAGGAGGTTGGCCTCCGCACGACGTCGGCCGTGGTTCAGGCGATTTTCCTCGTCATCGTCATAGACGCCTTCTTCGCCGTATTCTTCACTTGGCTGGGCTGGAACTGA
- a CDS encoding ABC transporter ATP-binding protein, with amino-acid sequence MAEEEEVAAEEARVNKAVEKSDIAISVRNLKNSFADQVVHEGLDLDVRKGEILGVVGGSGTGKSVLMRSIIGLQTPDEGEVRVFGESMIGRLDDEALAIRKRWGVLFQGGALFSTLTVAENVEVPIREYYPNIGSQLRDEIAAYKIRLTGLPAEAGPKYPAELSGGMKKRAGLARALALDPDLLFLDEPTAGLDPIGAAAFDDQTRRLQQTLGLTVFLITHDLDTLYSICDRVAVLADRKVIAVGTIDELLATDHAWIQEYFNGPRGRAATAAVTREREKTAEQPSDGRR; translated from the coding sequence ATGGCGGAGGAGGAGGAAGTCGCCGCCGAGGAGGCTCGCGTCAACAAGGCTGTCGAAAAAAGCGACATCGCCATCTCGGTGCGCAATCTCAAAAACAGCTTTGCCGACCAGGTCGTCCATGAAGGGCTCGACCTCGACGTGCGCAAGGGCGAGATTTTGGGCGTGGTCGGCGGATCGGGCACGGGCAAGTCGGTGCTGATGCGGTCGATCATCGGCCTGCAAACGCCCGATGAAGGCGAAGTCCGCGTCTTCGGCGAATCCATGATTGGCCGCTTGGACGATGAGGCGCTCGCCATCCGCAAGCGCTGGGGCGTGCTGTTCCAGGGGGGCGCGCTCTTCTCGACCCTCACGGTCGCTGAAAATGTCGAAGTGCCCATCCGCGAATATTACCCCAATATCGGTTCCCAACTGCGCGACGAGATTGCGGCCTACAAGATCCGCTTGACCGGCTTGCCCGCTGAGGCGGGGCCGAAATATCCCGCCGAATTGTCGGGCGGCATGAAGAAGCGCGCTGGTCTGGCGCGCGCGCTCGCGCTGGATCCGGACCTGCTGTTCCTTGACGAACCGACCGCCGGGCTCGACCCCATCGGCGCGGCGGCCTTTGACGATCAAACGCGCAGGTTGCAGCAGACGCTGGGCCTCACCGTCTTCCTCATTACCCATGACCTCGACACGCTCTATTCGATCTGCGACCGGGTTGCGGTGTTGGCGGACAGGAAAGTGATTGCGGTCGGCACCATCGACGAGCTGCTGGCGACCGATCACGCTTGGATCCAGGAATATTTCAACGGTCCTCGTGGCCGCGCCGCGACCGCGGCCGTGACCCGCGAGCGAGAGAAGACGGCCGAACAGCCATCGGACGGAAGGCGATAG
- a CDS encoding MlaD family protein, whose amino-acid sequence METRSNHVLVGTVTLLLLAAIMIAAFWFSRLSEGDNMEYDIFFKQSVNGLAKGSSVNYSGVPSGQVEKIELWKRDPSFVKVRISVKEGTPVLQGTTATIAGVGFTGVSEIVLDGAVKGAPPIGCPAENPLSACPDGVPVIPTKPGALGELLNNAPQLLERLSTLTERLTELLNDKNQQSIAGILANVERVSGALADRSPEIAATLAEARVAVQRTGIAAEQIGKLAATTDSMLTDEGKPLMADLRKSVQSATRSIDTLDKTIAEAQPGVRAFSNQTMPEVNQLVRDLREMSRAFRGVAEKLDQQGAGSIVGSPKLPDYKP is encoded by the coding sequence ATGGAAACCCGCTCCAACCATGTGCTGGTGGGCACGGTCACGCTGCTCCTGTTGGCAGCGATCATGATCGCCGCCTTCTGGTTTTCGCGCCTCTCGGAGGGCGACAACATGGAATATGACATCTTCTTCAAACAGTCGGTGAACGGCCTCGCTAAAGGATCGAGCGTCAATTATTCGGGCGTTCCTTCCGGCCAGGTCGAGAAGATCGAATTGTGGAAGCGCGATCCCAGCTTCGTGAAAGTACGCATCTCCGTGAAGGAGGGGACGCCAGTCCTTCAGGGCACAACCGCGACCATAGCGGGCGTCGGCTTCACCGGCGTCAGCGAGATTGTGCTGGATGGCGCAGTGAAGGGCGCGCCGCCCATCGGTTGCCCTGCCGAAAACCCGCTCTCCGCCTGCCCCGATGGCGTTCCCGTCATCCCGACCAAGCCCGGCGCTTTGGGCGAACTGCTCAACAATGCGCCGCAATTGCTGGAGCGGCTATCGACCCTGACGGAACGGCTGACGGAGCTGCTGAACGACAAGAATCAGCAGTCGATTGCCGGCATCCTCGCCAATGTCGAGCGTGTCTCCGGGGCGCTTGCCGACCGCAGCCCCGAAATCGCCGCGACGCTAGCCGAGGCACGCGTCGCCGTTCAGCGCACCGGCATCGCCGCCGAGCAAATTGGTAAGCTTGCCGCGACCACGGATTCCATGCTGACGGATGAAGGCAAGCCGCTGATGGCTGATCTCCGCAAGAGCGTGCAGTCAGCAACCCGCAGCATAGACACGCTCGACAAGACGATCGCCGAAGCGCAGCCGGGGGTTCGCGCGTTCAGCAACCAGACGATGCCCGAAGTGAATCAGCTGGTGCGCGACCTTCGTGAAATGTCGCGCGCCTTCCGCGGCGTCGCCGAAAAGCTCGATCAGCAGGGCGCGGGCTCGATCGTCGGATCACCCAAACTGCCCGATTACAAGCCATGA
- a CDS encoding ABC-type transport auxiliary lipoprotein family protein: MMFHKKPVPLALALVAALSGCVSFGGKPPERLLSLDAAQKVAPGTLRTVSAGSTITVADPEAPKLLDTVRVPVRTSPTSIAYVTKVQWADTPRHLFQKLLSETIAATSNRIVLDPGQYSADAGQRLMGELVEFGLDESSNNAVVTYDAILAGPGGTALARQRFTASAPVGGKIDAGNIGVPLNQAANKVASDVAAWLAATGR, encoded by the coding sequence ATGATGTTCCACAAGAAACCTGTTCCGCTCGCCCTAGCCCTGGTTGCCGCGCTTTCCGGCTGCGTCTCCTTCGGCGGCAAGCCTCCCGAACGGCTGCTGTCTCTGGATGCGGCGCAGAAGGTAGCGCCGGGAACGCTACGCACCGTGTCCGCAGGCTCGACGATCACGGTCGCCGATCCCGAAGCGCCCAAGCTGCTGGACACGGTTCGCGTGCCTGTGCGCACATCGCCGACCTCGATCGCCTATGTGACGAAAGTGCAATGGGCCGACACGCCCCGTCATCTGTTCCAGAAGCTGCTGTCGGAAACCATCGCCGCGACCAGCAATCGCATCGTCCTCGATCCCGGCCAATATTCGGCGGATGCCGGCCAACGGCTGATGGGCGAACTGGTCGAATTCGGGCTCGACGAATCCAGCAACAATGCCGTTGTCACCTATGACGCCATTCTCGCTGGCCCAGGCGGCACCGCCCTCGCCCGCCAACGCTTCACCGCCAGCGCTCCGGTGGGTGGCAAGATTGATGCCGGGAATATCGGTGTTCCGCTAAACCAGGCTGCGAACAAGGTCGCGAGCGACGTAGCGGCCTGGCTGGCGGCCACCGGCCGCTAA
- the pepN gene encoding aminopeptidase N: MADMQSTNAASPAIIRRQDYRPPDWLVPEIDLDFALDPARTQIRAVLSVARNGAHDRYLKLDGDGLVPLEVKVDGRPLESGEWTLDGGALIIPLTGDAHQIETLVELAPENNSKLMGLYASGGLLCTQCEAEGFRRITFFPDRPDVLSRYSVRMEADPARFPVLLANGDPIEQGSSADGRHWARWTDPFPKPCYLFALVAGDLACNADSFVTMSGREVKLGIWVKEADLPRTGHAMEALKNSMAWDERVYGREYDLDVFNIVAVADFNFGAMENKGLNIFNSRYILADPETATDIDYDGVEGVVAHEYFHNWSGNRVTCRDWFQLSLKEGFTVFRDQNFSADMGSHAVKRIEDVRVLRAAQFQEDAGPLAHPVRPESYIEISNFYTATIYNKGAELIRMMALMLGPERFRAGSDLYFKRHDGQAATCEDFVRAMEEGGGIDLGQFRRWYEQAGTPHVRATLRHDEATQTVELLLEQSMPPTPGQPDKQPMAIPLRTALFDRIGSAHKGEELLMLTQPQQSFTFGGFAEAPVLSINRGFSAPVIVATDRSQGDLAFLSAHDDDPFARYEAMQQLMVNVLVGRIAGQNVDEAAVVAAIRDTVVDPHLDPAFIAEAIRLPSEAYLGDQMAKVDPDAIHIARDALQRRIGQELEPLWRDIHARTKANSFSLSSAAKGARKLRNTALIFLVASGVPDGAAVAFSQFDEADNMTERQAALATLANGASDEREAALDIFYNRYRNDALTLDKWFQTQAFALHPDTVDLVEELGRHPDFTLSNPNRVRSLYGAFGGNQWAFHHRSGKGYRLVANCIIALDKLNPQTAARLVPPLGRWCRFDDERAALMRGELQRILAEPGLSKDVTEQVGKSLE; encoded by the coding sequence ATGGCCGATATGCAATCCACCAACGCCGCCTCTCCCGCAATCATCCGCCGCCAGGACTACCGGCCGCCGGATTGGTTGGTGCCCGAAATCGACCTGGATTTTGCGCTCGACCCCGCACGCACTCAGATACGCGCGGTCCTGAGCGTTGCGCGTAACGGCGCTCATGACCGCTACCTGAAGCTTGATGGCGATGGCCTCGTCCCGTTGGAAGTGAAGGTGGATGGCCGTCCGCTGGAAAGCGGGGAGTGGACATTGGATGGCGGCGCCTTGATAATTCCGCTGACGGGCGACGCGCATCAGATTGAAACACTCGTCGAACTCGCGCCGGAGAATAATAGCAAGCTGATGGGGCTCTACGCTAGCGGCGGGCTTCTTTGTACCCAGTGTGAGGCAGAGGGTTTCCGCCGCATCACTTTCTTCCCGGACCGGCCGGATGTGCTGTCGCGCTATTCAGTGCGCATGGAGGCGGATCCGGCGCGTTTTCCGGTTCTCCTGGCCAATGGCGATCCGATTGAGCAAGGCAGTTCGGCGGATGGGCGGCATTGGGCGCGATGGACCGATCCTTTCCCCAAGCCCTGCTATCTCTTTGCACTGGTGGCTGGAGATTTGGCCTGCAACGCGGACAGCTTCGTGACGATGAGCGGCCGCGAGGTGAAGCTCGGCATCTGGGTGAAGGAAGCTGACCTGCCCCGTACCGGGCATGCGATGGAGGCGCTCAAAAACAGCATGGCATGGGATGAGCGCGTTTATGGGCGCGAATATGATCTGGACGTGTTCAACATCGTCGCCGTCGCCGATTTCAACTTCGGCGCTATGGAGAATAAGGGCCTTAACATATTCAATTCACGTTATATTCTGGCGGATCCGGAGACGGCTACCGACATCGACTATGATGGGGTTGAGGGGGTCGTAGCGCATGAATATTTCCACAACTGGTCGGGTAATCGGGTCACGTGCCGTGACTGGTTCCAACTGTCGCTGAAAGAAGGCTTTACGGTCTTTCGGGATCAGAATTTTTCGGCAGACATGGGCAGCCATGCGGTCAAGCGGATCGAGGACGTCCGTGTTCTGCGCGCCGCGCAGTTCCAGGAGGATGCCGGGCCGCTTGCGCATCCGGTGAGGCCGGAATCCTATATTGAGATTAGCAACTTCTACACCGCGACCATCTATAACAAGGGAGCGGAACTGATCCGGATGATGGCGCTGATGCTGGGTCCCGAGCGGTTCCGGGCTGGCAGTGATCTCTATTTCAAGCGGCACGATGGCCAGGCGGCGACCTGCGAGGATTTTGTCAGGGCCATGGAAGAGGGGGGCGGGATCGACCTTGGTCAGTTCCGCCGTTGGTATGAACAGGCCGGGACGCCGCATGTCCGCGCCACCCTGCGACATGATGAAGCGACGCAAACCGTCGAACTGTTGTTGGAGCAAAGCATGCCGCCGACGCCGGGACAGCCGGACAAGCAGCCCATGGCGATACCCCTGCGGACTGCCCTTTTTGATAGGATCGGGAGCGCGCACAAGGGCGAAGAGCTGTTGATGCTGACCCAGCCGCAGCAGAGCTTTACCTTTGGCGGTTTCGCTGAGGCCCCTGTCCTGTCGATCAATCGTGGCTTTTCCGCGCCGGTGATCGTTGCGACGGACCGTAGCCAGGGCGATCTAGCGTTTCTGTCGGCCCATGACGATGATCCCTTCGCCCGCTATGAAGCTATGCAACAGCTCATGGTCAATGTGCTTGTCGGCCGTATCGCGGGGCAGAATGTTGATGAGGCGGCGGTTGTTGCGGCGATCCGTGACACGGTTGTCGATCCGCATCTCGACCCCGCCTTTATCGCTGAGGCAATCCGCCTGCCGAGCGAAGCTTATCTTGGCGATCAGATGGCGAAGGTGGATCCGGATGCGATCCACATTGCGCGCGATGCGCTTCAACGGCGGATCGGGCAAGAGTTGGAGCCGCTGTGGCGTGACATTCATGCGAGGACCAAGGCAAACAGCTTTTCGCTCTCATCCGCTGCCAAGGGCGCGCGCAAGCTGCGGAACACGGCGCTGATCTTCCTCGTCGCGTCTGGCGTGCCGGATGGCGCGGCAGTCGCCTTTTCGCAATTCGACGAGGCCGACAATATGACCGAACGGCAGGCGGCGCTCGCGACGCTCGCCAACGGGGCCAGTGACGAGCGGGAAGCGGCGCTGGATATTTTCTATAATCGCTACCGCAATGACGCGCTGACACTGGATAAATGGTTCCAGACGCAGGCTTTCGCCCTCCACCCCGATACGGTCGATCTGGTGGAAGAACTGGGGCGGCACCCGGATTTCACCCTGTCCAATCCCAATCGGGTCCGGTCGCTTTACGGCGCCTTTGGGGGCAATCAGTGGGCGTTCCATCACAGGTCGGGCAAGGGATACCGGCTGGTCGCCAACTGCATCATCGCACTGGACAAGCTCAACCCGCAGACCGCGGCGCGGCTGGTGCCGCCGCTGGGCCGGTGGTGCCGGTTCGATGATGAGCGCGCGGCCCTGATGCGGGGAGAGTTGCAGCGCATCCTGGCTGAACCTGGTCTGTCGAAGGACGTGACCGAGCAGGTGGGCAAGAGTCTGGAATAG